The Arvicanthis niloticus isolate mArvNil1 chromosome 9, mArvNil1.pat.X, whole genome shotgun sequence genomic interval ATGTAGGGGCCAAGCACTCAAATATAGGAGAGACAGGCCACTGATGGAGGGCACCAACTACTCAATAATCGCAAAATTTATTACAGTTCCTTTCATAGCATAAGGAGTCAAagaatcttttattttaatagatttttctaTCCACTCAAAAACAGAGTTCCCCTTAACAAATCAAAACAAGGCAGAGCTCTCCTCGTTTGCATTAAGTATTCAAGAGCATGTAAACTATGCTTACTATAGAAACTTTCCTGAAAACATTTTCACATGTTAGTCTTTTGAGTACTTTTGAAGAGACCTACAATTGAGCTCCTCTTTCAGTTTGAGGGCTGATTCAAACAAGAAATGCTAAGAAAAGGTCAAGgaatattttaatacaaatatgTCAATGATGATAGTATTTTGGCAGCAATTGTAACATACCTACTTAGCAAAACTGATCAGTGTCACTCCAGGTTCCTTGATTGCCTTAGCCATGATCTCCTTAGCCATGTGatttcagaatcagccatgagaCATTCCCCAACAGGATGAAAATGCAATCAGAAACTGTCTAGTTTCTCTCATAGCTTTTATGTTGCTATTGAACGAGTGAGTACGTGTTGTCTGGCTAGCTAGTATTGTATGTAGCATCTTGGGTCTGCAACTGGGTAAGAGCATTGATTGCTTTCCTCAGTCCCAGGGAGGAAGCTTTCAGATCAGTTCCTGGGTCCTGCAACCAAAGTGtgtgttatcttcagcaatagaattTTACCATCGATCTGTGATGAACAACCAAAAGCAGTGACAGTAGCCTGTGTACCACATAGAGTTTCATTCAGGTGTTAAGAAACCAAATAGAGTTTCATTCAGGTGTTAAGAAAAAATAGGACCATAAgatttgcaagaaaatggatggaattgACCAATATTCTAATAAGTAGGAAAACCCAGTACCTGAACAAATGCTGCGTGTTCTCTGACTCATGTGTATCCTAGCGTTGAAGTTTTAGATTCACATATTTAATATGCAATGTCCATAAAGGGCAGCAAGCTAGAAAAGGCGTATGATATGAAGAAGGGAAAAGGTCATAGGGGACAGGGTAGTAGAACACATGTGAAGTTAGAAAGGACCCATGATACGCAGAAGGGAATAGGTCTTAGGGGACAGGTAGTAGAACACATGTGAAGGTAGAAAGGGAAAGATTTGGCAGCATTGTTGTGGAGTAGAGATGGGCAAGAGGACAGGATGGGGAGTATTCAATTACTTTGTATGGATTTtggcttcatttctgttgctgtgataaaatatttgtaTGAATTAAAAATGCTTAGTGGAAAATGGTATTATTTTTAGTACATGGATCTAGGTTTCAGTCCAAATGAGAGCCAACTATGCTATATGGGGTAAAAAGCAGTACCAGGGCAGAAAGTTTGAATGCATATGCTACTGTAAGACCTGAGTGACACTCTCTACAGTGAAAGCTTGCCAGCAGCTCTCTGCTCTTCATGCCAGTGGAAGCAGAGCATTCTGTATCTGATACTGACCACAAGCCAGCCTCAGGTAGAGAagtctggttttgtttcattAGCTGGTGACATTAGCAAGTTACCTTTCTTTGCACTATAAAATGCCTGTAGCATTACTACTTACTTCTagaattttaacaaaaaaaaaagatatcatatCTGAGAAGTCCTTTTGCATCAAACTAGTGAATTATAGCAGCCACTTTCCTATCCCCCTCCTTACACTGTTGGTAGCCGGCACCCAGGTGCTCCGTCCTCAATACTGTCATAATTGCTTGGGGTTTCTGATTTGTTCATTAGTGCTGCTCGTGATTATGACCACGTCTTTCCTTCTGCTCATAGTCTTTTCCCTCACCTAACTATTCTGTACCTCTTCCCTATATCCTGGGTGATTGAGTTTCTTTTGTCAGCAGTCTGATTATCCCTAAGCTTCCTGTGCTAGACACTATGGCTAAGAATTTGCTCCAGTTGATTTTTCACAAGTGCATATTTTAGTGCCTGGCTTGCCagtgtctgtggtctgtgtttCTGTTAAGTTGTGTAGATCACCCATTGAGCCACATGGTACTAAGCATGGCTGTGTTTAATTATAATGACCTTGTGTTTCCCAAACTAGTACTCTTTTTTTAGTAGATTAAATATTTGTGATACTCTTGAAACTTTTAATTCATAGTAAGATTTTAATAcaaatttgtaaattatttttctatttccttaaatCTTGAATTTTGGCATCCTGTTATTTTTgcataatttcattctttgttttgaaaaGCTGTATTTTGCTTAGCTAGGTCCTGGTCAATATTGATTTTTACtgacttgctttttttgtttaaacTATTTTCAGGCTGCTAAATTGGCTACCACAGTGCAACCCTCGGGGTCCCAATGGGGGACTCAGGATCAAGACGATGTACCCTCGTCTCCCGGTTGCCAATATTTAGGAAAAGTATTAGCAGAAGACATGATTCTCTCCCTTCTTCACCCTCTTCCGGTAACACTGCTGGTGTGCACAGTTCCTCTCCTTCCAGCACTAACTCCAGCTCAGGGAGCACGGGGAAACGCAGGAGCATATTCCGTGCTCCTTCTATCAGTTTCCACTATAAGAAGGGGAGTGAACCCAAGCCAGAACCCACTGACCAGAACCTTAGTATTTCCAATGGTGCTCAACCCAGTCACAGCAATATGCAGAAACTAAGTTTGGAGGAACAGGTCAAAACCAGGGGAAGACATTCTGTGGGTTTTAGTAGCTCACGAAGTAAGAAGATAACAAGATCTTTGACAGAAGATTTTGAAAGGGAAAAGGAGCCTTCAAGTAATAAGAACGTCTTTATAAATTGTCTAAGTTCTGGCAGAAGTGAAGGGGACGATTCTGGATTCACAGAAGAAAAAAGTCGTCGTTCTATTAAACAGTCAACAAAGAAGCTACTCCCCAAATCCTTTTCATCTCACTCTAAATTTTCTAAGTCAGTTCCTCAGAGCCAATCCACATCATTGGTACAGCATCCAGAATTCTCGCTGGCAATTGCACAATACCCAGAGCAGGAACCCGCCTTAGGAAGACCTTCCCCATCTTGCTCTGTGGATGTAACAGAGCGTGCAGGAAGTTCCTTACATTCGCCTCTGCTTTCTGCTGACCTGACAACAGCTCAGACCCCTTCAGAATTCTTGGTCTTGACTGAAGATTCTTTGTCTGAGGCAGATGCCTTTCCTAAAAGTGGAAGTGCGGCATCACACTGCGACAACTTTGGCCACAATGATGCTACCTCTCAGCCCACTTCCAGTCTCACTGTTGTCACAAAGTCAAAGATGGAATTTGTGGGGACTGCACCCGGTGTGACGATGTCTCCAGGGAGGTACAGGCTAGAAGGTCGGTGTAGCACTGAATTGCATTCCTCACCAGAGACTCCTGCTGCTAACCAGAGGGAAGTGTTACTACAAAGCATTGAGCCCCCTGTTAGAAATGCTAGTGACCCAGAGACCCACTTACCAGCTGATAATCAAAGAGTAGAGAACCCCTTGGCACAGGCTGGTGAACCAATGCTGAGGACCAGCTCCCCCAGGACACTGGGCTCCTATGACCAGCAAAAGGTACTGGCTGAACGCCTGAAAGGGATCTACCCTGCTTCGGATTCAAGGGTAATCCCTTCCTCTGGAGATCATCATGTTTTTAACAAAACATCTTATGGATATGAAGCAAGTGCTACCAAAGGTATGTAGACTTTCCTCATGCAAACATTAtgtaaattaattttcattttatttgaaaaattatttttactccTTATCTTGAGTGGAAGGCACGTTTCCTATCTACTTATAATTTCTGTGAAATGCTTCCTTGGTTTTAGATTTCTGTCAGCTATGATGAAAATGTAAGTCTGTGTGACTCATTTTTCTTAGCTGTATTATTTCTGCTATTCTGAGCAGAAATCAAGGTGGAGGAAAAGAAACTCTACTTGGAATGTGACTGAAGAAGTATTGGTACTTTCTAGCTAAAGGCATGCCAGGCAAAATCTTCAGGAAGGAAGTGTGTGAGAATTCAATTCTGCTTCCTGTGTTAACAAAACCCAATGCTTTCTCAATGCTGAAAAAGATGCACATGTATCCAGAGATAATGTATGCTGTTTATAAACATTAACTAAAATGATTTTTTCCTGTTGTTATAATTGCAAACTCTTCCTTAAGCAAGAGGACTGGGACTCAgggaagatacacacacacacacacacacacacacacacacacacacacacacagagacacacacacacagacacacacacacacacacacacatagaagcaGATGATCAATGGCTGGGTGGGGACTGCTGGGCTCCTTGTGTTTAAGATGTTGCAGATCTAAAATCAAGCTATTGTATAGCACAGGCAGGTGGAGGTTATCTTGATACAAAATTTAGACTCTTAGTAGTTATATTTCAGGAATGatctaaaatatcaataaaattaaaagtaaatcaaaTGACATCATATCAAAAATCACATGTCCCTTCAGAACACACCAGTTTTATATTCTAAATACATGAATTTGTTTTGAGCATATCTGATGTAGGACTTCATACTTTTGTTTGATAATTCTGAAACAAACTGCTGCTTGGTAGCTCAGGCTGACGCTAACTCCCCATGAAGAGGATGATGgccttgaaccagcaccactcTTCTTGCCTCAGATTCCTGAGTGATGGTACACAGACAGATTTGCTTTTGTGGCTGCTGTGAGTCTTCAAAGGGGAGGAAGCAAATTTTTACTATAAACTCAGAACTTTTTTCTGAGTTAGAGACCTTTTGAATCATTCTAGGGTTTTTCATTATCTTAAAATGGTATATTAAGAATTCCATTTAGGCATTGatattcatttttcattatttgtctTGCAAAAGTGCTTGCCAGTAGCCTCAGTCCATATCGAGAAGGAAGATGTATAGAGCGGCGACTGCGGTCCTCGTCTGAAGGGACAGCAGGGAGCGGCAGAATGGTCGTAAAGCCGAAGGATGGGCATGTGGAAGCCAGCAGCTTGAGAAAGCACAGAACGGGGTCCTCCTCTTCCAAAATGAACAGTCTGGTGAGTCCGCACATCCATCTGCAGATAATGAGAAACACTCTGTGTGCTTGGCATGTTCACATCTCTTGCAGAAAAAACACAAGGTGAATGGAGAAGGAACACAGGGTGAATAGAAAATTGGTTTCCATGCTCGATGTTGCCAATCAGAGTGGCTAAGTTTTCGCTTGAGAGTCTCATGGAGTAATACAGATAACAGCTTGCTAGACAGCAGCTCTCCCTTGTTTTGGGAGAAGTTGtctcatttctgttttaaagCACCATCCTAGGATAGGAATGCTAAGCCTCAGAAGTCGTGTTTCATACGCACCTCTGCTCCATGAACACTTTACTTAGCAGCCTTACGTTATGGGCACCTTAGGGTCCTTAGCAGTTGCACTGAGGGTCTTCTCTCAGGGAGAGCAAGCCCCGGGAGACTCTGCAAAATCCCCACTTGAGACTTGAACATATTCTTTGGACAAGTGCTTGTAGGCCAAAGATTTGTGTATGGGTGCGCAGGCCTGAGCTTGCACATGCGGGATACATGTCAGCTATCTTACAATATAAAATGTAGCCAAACACGAGGAATGGGCTCAGGAGGCCTCAGGTGGGTTTGTAATTTTAGAGTTTATGCTGCTCGTTTTTGCACAGTTGCATGTTTTTACAGCAGTGTATTTAATCCCCATTATTTAACACTGCTACCTTACCGTTAGACACCTACCTACTACTTATTGACCCATGGATATAGATTAACTGCTTCAAATAACCCTTGACAATGACTGTTTAATGGCACCGTAGCTTCAATTTAAAATACTACCATCCGCATCTACTGTGTTGTAAGAAGCCTTAGATCCTAAAGTCACACAGGGCTCTAGAGATGCCTCTGAGCTTGGTGGAAGAAGTTTTGGTCACTgcttagagaggagaaaacattccTTAATCTTGGAGAAAATCAGAAATCACAGAATGACAAATGGCAATGGGACTTCTGGTCCCATTGATCCCAAACTGACCATGTGTTTGCATTTGAGCTCATGCACAGAGGAAGCTAAGTGCGCAGATGCAAGAAGCTAACACTGCTCATCCTTTTCTCTTGAGTATTAAAAGTACAGCATGCATTTTGCAGTTGTCCTTAAAACAAGAGAACATGCTTATGATGCttttaagacagtggttctcaacatttctaaTGCCGAcaccctgtaatacagttcctcatgtggtatGCACCCTCAAACATAAAAGTATTGCTGCTACTTGATAACGGTAATTTTGCCagtgttataaattgtaatgtaaataactgCATTTTCCCATGGTTTTCAGCAACTCCTTGTGAAAAGGTTGTCAGACCCTCCTaaaagggttgtgacccacagggtTAGAACCGCTGTTTTAAATAATGGTGGATTGAGGCTGATTGTTTGGAAACATTTTCCTCTGGGAAAGTTGCATTGTTTCTTCATGGAGCGGTAGTTATAGAAATAACTTTTCAATCCACTTAAAAGTTGGcgtttgaattattttatatctGAAATTTTATTCTTCCCATAATTCTTCTAAATAAATTCCCCCATAGTATCAATGAACCCctgtttctgattcttttattataTCTAGAACTTTAAAACAGGGATTTTGTTCTCTTGCAGCAATGCATTTCAACACATATCTACGCAGTACTAGAAAGTGGCCACGAGATGGCAGAAAACCACCATTTTTTGTTGAAACACTTCAGCCTTGGAAA includes:
- the Ccser1 gene encoding serine-rich coiled-coil domain-containing protein 1 isoform X5; amino-acid sequence: MGDSGSRRCTLVSRLPIFRKSISRRHDSLPSSPSSGNTAGVHSSSPSSTNSSSGSTGKRRSIFRAPSISFHYKKGSEPKPEPTDQNLSISNGAQPSHSNMQKLSLEEQVKTRGRHSVGFSSSRSKKITRSLTEDFEREKEPSSNKNVFINCLSSGRSEGDDSGFTEEKSRRSIKQSTKKLLPKSFSSHSKFSKSVPQSQSTSLVQHPEFSLAIAQYPEQEPALGRPSPSCSVDVTERAGSSLHSPLLSADLTTAQTPSEFLVLTEDSLSEADAFPKSGSAASHCDNFGHNDATSQPTSSLTVVTKSKMEFVGTAPGVTMSPGRYRLEGRCSTELHSSPETPAANQREVLLQSIEPPVRNASDPETHLPADNQRVENPLAQAGEPMLRTSSPRTLGSYDQQKVLAERLKGIYPASDSRVIPSSGDHHVFNKTSYGYEASATKVLASSLSPYREGRCIERRLRSSSEGTAGSGRMVVKPKDGHVEASSLRKHRTGSSSSKMNSLDVLNHLGSCELDEDDLMLDLEFLEEQNLQPPVCREDSCHSVMSCAAVLLSPVDPAKEMNALEEPKCPQPSKQSLSLKITKDTDQEALCSHVSHMPNSPSADWPLRGVEENGGIDSLPFRLMLQECTAVKTLLLKMKRVLQESDVSPSSSTTSLPISPLTEEPLPFKDITKDECSMLRLQLKDRDELISQLQAELGFSV
- the Ccser1 gene encoding serine-rich coiled-coil domain-containing protein 1 isoform X6 produces the protein MGDSGSRRCTLVSRLPIFRKSISRRHDSLPSSPSSGNTAGVHSSSPSSTNSSSGSTGKRRSIFRAPSISFHYKKGSEPKPEPTDQNLSISNGAQPSHSNMQKLSLEEQVKTRGRHSVGFSSSRSKKITRSLTEDFEREKEPSSNKNVFINCLSSGRSEGDDSGFTEEKSRRSIKQSTKKLLPKSFSSHSKFSKSVPQSQSTSLVQHPEFSLAIAQYPEQEPALGRPSPSCSVDVTERAGSSLHSPLLSADLTTAQTPSEFLVLTEDSLSEADAFPKSGSAASHCDNFGHNDATSQPTSSLTVVTKSKMEFVGTAPGVTMSPGRYRLEGRCSTELHSSPETPAANQREVLLQSIEPPVRNASDPETHLPADNQRVENPLAQAGEPMLRTSSPRTLGSYDQQKVLAERLKGIYPASDSRVIPSSGDHHVFNKTSYGYEASATKVLASSLSPYREGRCIERRLRSSSEGTAGSGRMVVKPKDGHVEASSLRKHRTGSSSSKMNSLDVLNHLGSCELDEDDLMLDLEFLEEQNLQPPVCREDSCHSVMSCAAVLLSPVDPAKEMNALEEPKCPQPSKQSLSLKITKDTDQEALCSHVSHMPNSPSADWPLRGVEENGGIDSLPFRLMLQECTAVKTLLLKMKRVLQESDVSPSSSTTSLPISPLTEEPLPFKDITKDECSMLRLQLKDRDELISQLQAELVSGF
- the Ccser1 gene encoding serine-rich coiled-coil domain-containing protein 1 isoform X2, with the translated sequence MGDSGSRRCTLVSRLPIFRKSISRRHDSLPSSPSSGNTAGVHSSSPSSTNSSSGSTGKRRSIFRAPSISFHYKKGSEPKPEPTDQNLSISNGAQPSHSNMQKLSLEEQVKTRGRHSVGFSSSRSKKITRSLTEDFEREKEPSSNKNVFINCLSSGRSEGDDSGFTEEKSRRSIKQSTKKLLPKSFSSHSKFSKSVPQSQSTSLVQHPEFSLAIAQYPEQEPALGRPSPSCSVDVTERAGSSLHSPLLSADLTTAQTPSEFLVLTEDSLSEADAFPKSGSAASHCDNFGHNDATSQPTSSLTVVTKSKMEFVGTAPGVTMSPGRYRLEGRCSTELHSSPETPAANQREVLLQSIEPPVRNASDPETHLPADNQRVENPLAQAGEPMLRTSSPRTLGSYDQQKVLAERLKGIYPASDSRVIPSSGDHHVFNKTSYGYEASATKVLASSLSPYREGRCIERRLRSSSEGTAGSGRMVVKPKDGHVEASSLRKHRTGSSSSKMNSLDVLNHLGSCELDEDDLMLDLEFLEEQNLQPPVCREDSCHSVMSCAAVLLSPVDPAKEMNALEEPKCPQPSKQSLSLKITKDTDQEALCSHVSHMPNSPSADWPLRGVEENGGIDSLPFRLMLQECTAVKTLLLKMKRVLQESDVSPSSSTTSLPISPLTEEPLPFKDITKDECSMLRLQLKDRDELISQLQAELKTVQHLQKAFASRVDKSTQTELLGCDALWNPTCTGSLFKPVYISS
- the Ccser1 gene encoding serine-rich coiled-coil domain-containing protein 1 isoform X3, yielding MGDSGSRRCTLVSRLPIFRKSISRRHDSLPSSPSSGNTAGVHSSSPSSTNSSSGSTGKRRSIFRAPSISFHYKKGSEPKPEPTDQNLSISNGAQPSHSNMQKLSLEEQVKTRGRHSVGFSSSRSKKITRSLTEDFEREKEPSSNKNVFINCLSSGRSEGDDSGFTEEKSRRSIKQSTKKLLPKSFSSHSKFSKSVPQSQSTSLVQHPEFSLAIAQYPEQEPALGRPSPSCSVDVTERAGSSLHSPLLSADLTTAQTPSEFLVLTEDSLSEADAFPKSGSAASHCDNFGHNDATSQPTSSLTVVTKSKMEFVGTAPGVTMSPGRYRLEGRCSTELHSSPETPAANQREVLLQSIEPPVRNASDPETHLPADNQRVENPLAQAGEPMLRTSSPRTLGSYDQQKVLAERLKGIYPASDSRVIPSSGDHHVFNKTSYGYEASATKVLASSLSPYREGRCIERRLRSSSEGTAGSGRMVVKPKDGHVEASSLRKHRTGSSSSKMNSLDVLNHLGSCELDEDDLMLDLEFLEEQNLQPPVCREDSCHSVMSCAAVLLSPVDPAKEMNALEEPKCPQPSKQSLSLKITKDTDQEALCSHVSHMPNSPSADWPLRGVEENGGIDSLPFRLMLQECTAVKTLLLKMKRVLQESDVSPSSSTTSLPISPLTEEPLPFKLLHLGQPGQRVHGVGLLPIHSSNLDPHDAKVLSLTHSWLP
- the Ccser1 gene encoding serine-rich coiled-coil domain-containing protein 1 isoform X1; amino-acid sequence: MGDSGSRRCTLVSRLPIFRKSISRRHDSLPSSPSSGNTAGVHSSSPSSTNSSSGSTGKRRSIFRAPSISFHYKKGSEPKPEPTDQNLSISNGAQPSHSNMQKLSLEEQVKTRGRHSVGFSSSRSKKITRSLTEDFEREKEPSSNKNVFINCLSSGRSEGDDSGFTEEKSRRSIKQSTKKLLPKSFSSHSKFSKSVPQSQSTSLVQHPEFSLAIAQYPEQEPALGRPSPSCSVDVTERAGSSLHSPLLSADLTTAQTPSEFLVLTEDSLSEADAFPKSGSAASHCDNFGHNDATSQPTSSLTVVTKSKMEFVGTAPGVTMSPGRYRLEGRCSTELHSSPETPAANQREVLLQSIEPPVRNASDPETHLPADNQRVENPLAQAGEPMLRTSSPRTLGSYDQQKVLAERLKGIYPASDSRVIPSSGDHHVFNKTSYGYEASATKVLASSLSPYREGRCIERRLRSSSEGTAGSGRMVVKPKDGHVEASSLRKHRTGSSSSKMNSLDVLNHLGSCELDEDDLMLDLEFLEEQNLQPPVCREDSCHSVMSCAAVLLSPVDPAKEMNALEEPKCPQPSKQSLSLKITKDTDQEALCSHVSHMPNSPSADWPLRGVEENGGIDSLPFRLMLQECTAVKTLLLKMKRVLQESDVSPSSSTTSLPISPLTEEPLPFKDITKDECSMLRLQLKDRDELISQLQAELKTVQHLQKAFASRVDKSTQTELLGCDGLSLKRLEAVQGGREITHRNRTMSQSHSIRDRKAIHTPTEDRFRYSTADQTSPYKNICQLPGLCLSNFLKDKELGGVMKHTRGNHEAVTSEMTQNLRTTMGQSSLKPAAKPEGLSMFSEKPKDPVALSRQHSTFTGRFGQPPRGPISLHTYSRKNVFLHHNLHTTEFQTLGQHDG
- the Ccser1 gene encoding serine-rich coiled-coil domain-containing protein 1 isoform X4, whose amino-acid sequence is MGDSGSRRCTLVSRLPIFRKSISRRHDSLPSSPSSGNTAGVHSSSPSSTNSSSGSTGKRRSIFRAPSISFHYKKGSEPKPEPTDQNLSISNGAQPSHSNMQKLSLEEQVKTRGRHSVGFSSSRSKKITRSLTEDFEREKEPSSNKNVFINCLSSGRSEGDDSGFTEEKSRRSIKQSTKKLLPKSFSSHSKFSKSVPQSQSTSLVQHPEFSLAIAQYPEQEPALGRPSPSCSVDVTERAGSSLHSPLLSADLTTAQTPSEFLVLTEDSLSEADAFPKSGSAASHCDNFGHNDATSQPTSSLTVVTKSKMEFVGTAPGVTMSPGRYRLEGRCSTELHSSPETPAANQREVLLQSIEPPVRNASDPETHLPADNQRVENPLAQAGEPMLRTSSPRTLGSYDQQKVLAERLKGIYPASDSRVIPSSGDHHVFNKTSYGYEASATKVLASSLSPYREGRCIERRLRSSSEGTAGSGRMVVKPKDGHVEASSLRKHRTGSSSSKMNSLDVLNHLGSCELDEDDLMLDLEFLEEQNLQPPVCREDSCHSVMSCAAVLLSPVDPAKEMNALEEPKCPQPSKQSLSLKITKDTDQEALCSHVSHMPNSPSADWPLRGVEENGGIDSLPFRLMLQECTAVKTLLLKMKRVLQESDVSPSSSTTSLPISPLTEEPLPFKDITKDECSMLRLQLKDRDELISQLQAELDSATDFMVL